The DNA window CATTGCCGGTGGGCAGGTAGATCAGGCCTAGCTCGGGGTCGTAGGACATCGCCGACCACACGTTGGGTGTACCACGAGTGTAGGTCTCGCCTTCCGGCGGGCGCTGGGTGGTTTCAGGGTTGCCTGGATCCCAAGCCCATACCAGCTCACCGCTATGTACGTCGAAGGCGCGGACCACCCCCGGCGGCTCGTCGACGGCGAAGTTGTCGGCGACACGTCCTCCCACCACAACCAGGTCGCCGGCGACCAGCGGGCTCGAGGTCTGCTGGTACCAACCCTCGTTGACTGGCCCCATATCCGCCTGGAGATCGACCGTGCCATCGTCGCCAAAATCCGCGCATGGCTCGCCGGTCTCTGCGTCGATGGCGATCAGACGAGCGTCGATGGTCGGCAGGAACAGGCGCCGGCGGCAGGCCGCTGGTGCCTGGGCGGCGGCATCGCCCGAAGCGGCTTCGATCGACGCGTCCTCGTAGTAGCCCAGTCCGCGGCAACGCTGCCAATTCGGCGACTCAGCCTGCGGATCGAAACGCCAGCGCTCGGTACCGCTATCGACATCCAGAGCGAACACCTTGCCGTAGGCGGTGCAGTGATAGAGGGTGTCATCGACCTGCAGCGGAGTATTCTGGTCCTCGGCGCCAGAGCCCGTACTTTCCGGTATATCGCCGGTGCGGAAGGTCCAGGCAATCTGCAACTGACCGATATTGTCCTTGGTGATCTGATCGAGTGCGGCGAAGCGGTCACCCGCGACGGTATTGCCCCATGCTTTCCAGTCCGTCTGTGCCTGCCCCTCGGCGACCGGCACGACGTCAGGCGTCGAGGTGGCGCGCAACACCGGGCTGGGAACGAACATGTAGCCTATCGCCGCGGCCACAGCGAGTGCCATCACACCGGCCAGCGCATAGCCACCGCGTCCGCCACTCCCTCCCGAGGAGCGCACCAGGGCCGGATAGGCCAGGGCGATCACTACGCCGATCACCGCGAACGTCATCAACCGCGAGACCAGCGGCCAGAACTCGAGGCCAGCATCCGCTACCGCCCAGAATGACGTCGCGACGAAAGCCACCGCGTAGAGCCAGGCTCCCAGCGGCCTACGAGCGACCACCAGAACACCGGAGGCCAACATCGCAGCGCCCATTAGCACGAAGTACCAGCTGCCGCCGAGGAAGACCAAGTAGCCACCCCCGACGCCCATCGCCAATCCAAGAATGGCGACTGCCAGCCCGAGCAATAGCAGTAGCCAACCGCAGACGCCCCGGGCGCCGGCTTCATTTTCCATATGTCGATCCCTTTTTCATGACCCCGGTTGCATGCTCAGGTCGCGGCGAAGATGCAAAACAATACGGGGGAGCCCATCATCACTTCTCATGCGACCGTAACGAGACCATGTCGACAAGCAAGCCGCTCCACGAATCATACAGCTTAGATCATCATAATCTCGAGCGATTGAAGGTTAGCGACATAGCGTGGTCAGGCTGCCTTGGTTGCTCTGGCGCTCATTAATGATCGAGTCTGTGAAGGATATCTTCAGCCGACCAATATTCTAGACGCCAGCAATTAGCCCTGTCTTCATTACATCGAGCGCACTAACACTGAAAATGAGCGCATTTGCAGATTAATTGACTCATCAGGTTGCAAACGGCGCAGACATAGGCCATCAAAAGAGGCCATATCCCACCATCGTGACCAGGAAACCCAGCGGATTCTCTCCGGTAATCTTCACACCCTTTGATCGTTTCTTTTCATCATCAAATCATTTCTTTGTTCAACCTTCATCTCGTATGTACGCAGAACGTCGCAGAGAATGCGCAATGGACGTCGAGATCGTTGCTTTCAGCGCACCGACATACGAGGAACCAGGCGCATGGCCAGAACCACCGACCTAGAGTCGATCACTATTCTCCGCTGCGTTGCCTGCCTGCTGGTGGTGTATAGCCATGCCAATCAGTTTGCACTGAAGCTGGTCTCCTCGAACTTCCCGTTCATCGATATCGGCGGCGCGACCGGGCGGCTGGGCGTTGAAATCTTCTTCATGATCAGCGGCTATCTAATGATCTACGTTCATTGGAACGACTTT is part of the Halotalea alkalilenta genome and encodes:
- a CDS encoding glucose/quinate/shikimate family membrane-bound PQQ-dependent dehydrogenase, whose product is MENEAGARGVCGWLLLLLGLAVAILGLAMGVGGGYLVFLGGSWYFVLMGAAMLASGVLVVARRPLGAWLYAVAFVATSFWAVADAGLEFWPLVSRLMTFAVIGVVIALAYPALVRSSGGSGGRGGYALAGVMALAVAAAIGYMFVPSPVLRATSTPDVVPVAEGQAQTDWKAWGNTVAGDRFAALDQITKDNIGQLQIAWTFRTGDIPESTGSGAEDQNTPLQVDDTLYHCTAYGKVFALDVDSGTERWRFDPQAESPNWQRCRGLGYYEDASIEAASGDAAAQAPAACRRRLFLPTIDARLIAIDAETGEPCADFGDDGTVDLQADMGPVNEGWYQQTSSPLVAGDLVVVGGRVADNFAVDEPPGVVRAFDVHSGELVWAWDPGNPETTQRPPEGETYTRGTPNVWSAMSYDPELGLIYLPTGNATPDFYAGQRTELDDQYSSSVVAVEAATGRVRWHYQMTHHDLWDLDVPAQPLLYDIPDDQGGILPTLIQVTKQGEIFMLDRETGEPIAEVEERPVPQGNMPGERYSPTQPFSVGMPSIGNEILAESDMWGATPFDQLLCRIEFKQMRYDGPYTPPGMDRALQFPGSLGGMNWGSVSVDPTTHYMFVNDMRLGLAHYMIPRDQIAAGASGIEMGVVPQQGTPFGAMRQRFLSPLGIPCQKPPFGTMSAIDLKTRELVWQVPVGTVQDTGPLGIKMRMPIPIGMPTLGASLATQSGLVFFAGTQDYYLRAFDSATGEEIWKARLPVGSQSGPMTYVSPNTGKQYVVVSAGGARQSPDRGDYVIGFALPGDATQ